The following proteins are encoded in a genomic region of Amphiura filiformis chromosome 18, Afil_fr2py, whole genome shotgun sequence:
- the LOC140140039 gene encoding kelch-like protein 35 isoform X2, which translates to MVVSWLKHDWESRRSHAHSILTHVKLGLVPAEMLTKLMDVQILGVDECKQLYDEALKAQASGRPKAELIHKMPGLFATRSTITAPIALHVAAKEDTECSEFSYYNTQEHQWESLPGFDNLHYLASFITVDGSLYAAGGLQKIIQYWLCYVPDDDDGIKRIDRECTDEFHVYDAAKCAWDYLPSMITARCKFIMVYLDGCIYAIGGEDERENSVNAVERYDIAKKEWEDVASLPKGLQLACAVVYEGKILVQAELSDPDDNFVCILVYDPSKNEWKIARKSEGSIWIGSEDTAATPVMVPYQGKLYHVSYYPEDFDMEDYIDQPIPTVRELIIGEGVETIELSKDEEDHDFDLNKVGAFQIKDEIFFNIRRYVYKPGIKVNPETLDGSDYVDIRKWENLVALLGDGDCSMIVNFTFDKKRLCDQ; encoded by the exons ATGGTAGTCAGCTGGCTGAAGCATGACTGGGAGAGCAGGCGATCCCATGCCCACAGCATCCTGACCCATGTGAAGCTTGGTCTTGTACCTGCTGAGATGCTGACAAAGCTGATGGATGTACAGATACTTGGAGTAGATGAGTGCAAACAACTCTATGATGAGGCACTGAAAGCACAGGCTTCTGGAAG GCCCAAAGCTGAACTGATCCATAAGATGCCTGGTTTGTTTGCTACAAGAAGCACTATCACA GCTCCCATAGCACTCCATGTAGCTGCAAAAGAAGACACAGAATGCAGCGAGTTCTCCTACTACAATACCCAAGAACACCAGTGGGAATCACTGCCTGGATTTGACAACCTACACTACCTGGCATCCTTCATCACAGTAGACGGCAGTCTCTATGCAGCAGGTGGTTTACAGAAGATCATCCAGTACTGGCTGTGCTATGtccctgatgatgatgatgggatcAAGCGCATTGATAGAGAATGCACAGATGAGTTTCATGTGTATGATGCAGCAAAATGCGCATGGGATTATCTGCCGTCAATGATAACAGCTCGTTGCAAGTTCATAATGGTCTATCTGGATGGTTGTATTTATGCAATCGGAGGGGAAGACGAGCGAGAGAATTCTGTGAATGCAGTTGAGCGTTACGACATTGCTAAGAAGGAATGGGAGGATGTAGCGTCACTTCCTAAGGGATTACAGCTGGCCTGTGCTGTGGTTTATGAAGGCAAGATCTTAGTACAAGCAGAATTGAGTGATCCTGATGATAACTTTGTTTGTATCCTTGTTTACGACCCAAGCAAGAATGAATGGAAAATTGCCAGGAAAAGTGAAGGTTCTATTTGGATCGGATCTGAAGACACAGCAGCAACCCCTGTGATGGTCCCCTACCAAGGAAAGCTGTATCATGTATCATACTATCCGGAGGATTTTGACATGGAGGACTACATTGATCAGCCGATTCCAACTGTCAGGGAGTTGATAATAGGTGAAGGTGTTGAAACCATTGAATTGAGTAAAGATGAAGAAGATCATGATTTTGATCTGAACAAAGTGGGTGCATTCCAAATCAAAGATGAAATATTCTTTAACATAAGACGTTATGTGTACAAGCCAGGCATCAAGGTAAACCCAGAGACATTGGATGGCTCTGATTATGTGGATATCAGGAAGTGGGAGAATCTTGTAGCATTGCTGGGGGATGGTGATTGCAGCATGATTGTGAACTTCACTTTTGACAAGAAGAGACTGTGTGATCAATAG
- the LOC140140039 gene encoding kelch repeat and BTB domain-containing protein 3-like isoform X1, with product MVVSWLKHDWESRRSHAHSILTHVKLGLVPAEMLTKLMDVQILGVDECKQLYDEALKAQASGRPKAELIHKMPGLFATRSTITAPIALHVAKKEDTEHSQFFYYNTQGHQWESLPGFHNLDFMASFITVDGSLYAAGGLQKVIHYWQNFDSDDDDDDEELAIKRIDRECTDEFQVYDAAKCAWDYLPSMITARCKFTMLYVDGCIYAIGGKDEREDSVIPVERYDIAKKEWEAVAPLPKGLQLACAVVYEGKILVQGELSDPDDKYQNFLRILVYDPSQNEWKTAWKRESDSIWIGSEDTAATPVMVPYQGKLYDVSYYPQDFDMEAYIDQPIPTIREWKIGEGVENIELSKESNDINNFTLNKAGAFQIKDEIFLNIRGFVCKSDIKLTPEQIEDYDEVDLRSWENLAALLEDGDCSMIVNFTFDKKRLCDQ from the exons ATGGTAGTCAGCTGGCTGAAGCATGACTGGGAGAGCAGGCGATCCCATGCCCACAGCATCCTGACCCATGTGAAGCTTGGTCTTGTACCTGCTGAGATGCTGACAAAGCTGATGGATGTACAGATACTTGGAGTAGATGAGTGCAAACAACTCTATGATGAGGCACTGAAAGCACAGGCTTCTGGAAG GCCCAAAGCTGAACTGATCCATAAGATGCCTGGTTTGTTTGCTACAAGAAGCACTATCACA GCTCCCATAGCACTCCATGTAGCTAAAAAGGAAGACACAGAGCACAGCCAATTCTTCTACTACAACACCCAAGGACACCAGTGGGAATCACTGCCTGGATTTCACAACCTAGACTTCATGGCATCCTTCATCACAGTAGACGGAAGTCTCTATGCAGCAGGTGGTTTACAGAAGGTCATCCACTACTGGCAGAACTTTgactctgatgatgatgatgatgatgaagagctTGCGATCAAGCGCATTGATAGAGAGTGCACAGATGAGTTCCAGGTGTATGATGCAGCAAAATGCGCATGGGATTATCTGCCGTCAATGATAACAGCTCGTTGCAAGTTCACAATGCTCTATGTGGATGGTTGTATTTATGCAATCGGAGGAAAAGATGAGCGAGAGGATTCCGTGATTCCAGTTGAGCGTTATGACATTGCTAAGAAGGAATGGGAGGCTGTAGCACCACTTCCTAAGGGATTACAGCTGGCCTGTGCTGTGGTTTATGAAGGCAAGATCTTAGTACAAGGAGAATTGAGTGATCCTGATGATAAATACCAAAACTTTCTTCGTATTCTTGTTTACGACCCAAGCCAGAATGAATGGAAAACAGCCTGGAAAAGGGAAAGCGATTCTATTTGGATCGGATCTGAAGACACAGCGGCAACCCCTGTGATGGTCCCCTACCAAGGAAAGCTCTATGACGTATCATACTATCCGCAGGATTTTGACATGGAGGCCTACATTGATCAGCCGATTCCAACCATCAGAGAATGGAAAATAGGTGAAGGCGTTGAAAACATTGAATTAAGTAAAGAGTCAAATGACATTAATAATTTTACTCTGAACAAAGCAGGTGCATTCCAGATCAAAGATGAAATATTCCTGAATATAAGAGGTTTTGTGTGCAAGTCGGACATCAAGCTGACCCCAGAGCAGATTGAAGATTATGATGAAGTGGATCTTAGATCATGGGAGAACCTTGCAGCATTGCTGGAGGATGGTGATTGCAGCATGATTGTCAACTTCACTTTTGACAAGAAGAGACTGTGTGATCAATAG
- the LOC140139053 gene encoding kelch-like protein 6, which yields MSEETKSDILEMAGYMQFTDEVYAKCIKSKSPPADYTKKLVEALNDFKTQNQLCDVVVNISGRSFRAHKVVLAANSKYFLAMFTSGFKEKGESEIKIEGNPDIFGILLDYLYTGKLKIAEKTVCAILEMACYMQFLEARSACAKFIRSKYKPEESKSKSKAAKAKADKAPEVPIPLGEVCKVWEIAHSNGLKKLADVTEKYLCKLFKELKTLDVFLEMKSADFFKQFLKQDDLATEEEEKRRLVNSCGTTGGGGRGIPQYLSCPAPTFEEKPKFT from the coding sequence ATGTCGGAAGAGACAAAAAGTGATATCCTAGAAATGGCTGGTTACATGCAGTTTACAGATGAGGTGTACGCCAAGTGCATCAAATCCAAGTCACCACCAGCTGACTATACAAAGAAGCTAGTTGAAGCCCTGAATGACTTCAAGACTCAGAACCAGCTTTGTGATGTTGTCGTTAACATCAGTGGGAGGTCATTCCGAGCCCATAAAGTTGTCCTCGCTGCCAACAGCAAGTACTTCTTAGCTATGTTCACGTCTGGGTTCAAAGAGAAAGGCGAGAGTGAGATTAAGATAGAGGGCAATCCAGACATCTTCGGCATTCTACTGGACTATCTGTATACAGGAAAGCTGAAGATTGCTGAGAAGACGGTCTGCGCTATACTTGAGATGGCGTGCTATATGCAATTTTTAGAGGCAAGATCAGCGTGTGCTAAATTCATCCGATCCAAGTACAAGCCTGAGGAAAGTAAATCAAAGTCCAAAGCAGCAAAAGCTAAGGCAGACAAGGCTCCAGAGGTACCAATACCACTTGGAGAAGTGTGCAAAGTTTGGGAAATAGCTCATTCTAATGGCCTCAAGAAGCTGGCTGATGTTACTGAAAAGTACCTATGCAAGCTTTTCAAGGAGCTGAAGACTTTGGATGTGTTTCTGGAGATGAAGAGTGCTGATTTTTTCAAACAGTTCCTGAAACAAGATGATCTGGCCACTGAGGAAGAAGAAAAAAGGAGGTTAGTAAACAGTTGTGGCACTACAGGGGGTGGGGGAAGGGGCATTCCCCAATATTTGTCTTGCCCCGcccccacttttgaggaaaaACCCAAATTTACAtag